TGTACATATGCCTTATGGCGTCGGCCCCCTTATGAATGTAAAGCGATCTGTCCAGCAGGTCTCTCTGCACTTTGTGGAAATCCGCGAGAAAGCCCTTTATGCCTTCGACCCCGGAATCTATATCGCTGACCCCGGCGTATATCTCTACCCTGTTGCATGTGGAGAGTATGATGCTCTCCTTCACGACATGGGAGCCTTTCAGGAGCTTAATGGCCTCTCCGAGCTTGGGCCCGTCAAAAGCGACCTTTTCCCTGACTTCTATGGGGGCTGTTTTGTGGTTAAGTCCGATTACTAATATATTCATGACGATTTCGTTAAACGTTTGTGATCAACTAACAATTATCAGGCGGTTAGCGCTACATAAAAACGTGACGTCCTTTCAGGATAATTGATACACCGAAAAATGCGAATATAACTATGGCAAACCCTATAATCGAGAGAATGGCGGCCTTCTTGCCGCGCCACCCGGAGGTAAGCCTGAGATGAAGCACCAACGCGTAGACAAGCCATGTTATCAAAGACCACACTTCCTTGGGGTCCCATCTCCAGTAGGTCCCCCACGCTGAATTGGCCCAGATAACTCCTGTTATCATGGAGAGCGTCAGAAGGGGGAACCCCAGAGTGACGAGGTGATAGTTGATCTCGTCCAGTGTCTGGAGGCTCGGCAGTTTCTGGAAGAGCATGCTCAGGTGTTTTGACTTTACGTTCCTCTCCTGGATGAGATACATGATTCCGATGCCGCACGCCATCGCAAAAGAGGCGTCCCCGAGAAACGCGAAGACCACGTGGATACCGAACCAGTAGCTCTGAAGCACAGGGCTCAACGCCTTTATTTCCCTTGGAAAGATCGACGCTGAAAACATAAGTAGAAATACAATGGGCATAATAAAAGAGCTGAGGAGCCCGAGTTTGTACTTGAATTCGTGAAAAAAGAACAGCACCAGCACGCACCACGAGAAAAAGGAGGTCGCCTCGTGCATGTTGGTCACCGGGACATGTCCGCCTTCAACATATCTAATGGCAATGTTTGCCGTGTGAAAGGCGAAACCGGCCATTGAGAGATAAAGCGTTACCTTCGATGTGTTTTTCTTCCCTCTGAAAATCTCGATAATGCCTGAAATGGTTGCGATGAAATAAAACGTAAGCGCTAATTCAAAAAGAAGTACATTTGTCTCTATTTGCAAATCTCAGACTCCTTCATCTGTTAAGTAACTTAACGGTATAACGCGTTCAAACGATATATTTTTGGATATATGCAAGCCATTTGTCAATTTCCCCGCTTTTATTTAGTAAGTCTATTCGGAAAATTTTTGCATGTTCTTTAGAAAAAGTGACCAAAGAAGCAGGATTTGCAACATCCGTTTCAGAGTTGATAATTACGATGTCCGCCTTTTTCCCAACCTTCAGGGCAGAGGGTTTGATCACTCCGTCCCCGCCGATGATGAATATAGTCAGATGCGGTTTCAAAAGATCAGCGGGGCTGTTGCCTTCAACCACAACGCCTTTGAGCCCCGTCATCTTTGTCAATGAAACATTCAGTGCGTCTTCAAGTTCCTGTCCTCCGGGACTTTGTATCCAGACAACCTTTTCAGCCCCCGATCCAAAGAAGATCGCCGTATCCTTGCCCTTCTCTTTGAGAATAGTTTCATCATCGACAACAGAAGTATAAAGCTCCGTCCGGGTGAACTTGATCGCCCCGAATCCCTTTAAATTTTCAAGCAGGATAGAGCAGAGGGTCGTCTTACCCACAGCGCTGTGCGCGCCTGTCACGGAAATGATCTTAAAAGGCATCAATTATTTTAACAAAACAGAGAGAGAATGTTGCTTTATTGATACTTCTGGACACAACGTTTCTTATGCTCGCCGCAGGCAAAAGGCAGAGTGGAGAGACTATTTGGGACGCTGCAGGGCAGGTGTCAACGCAAAGTTAAAATGTCCTGTTTTTACCAAATAAAAATGTCTTGTTCCTGTTTGTTGTATAGGACATTTATATTTGTCGCGCACCTGGCATTTGACACGATTTGACATTACACTTTCAGCACTGATAAAGTTTGATATCAAGTGGAAATTACTGTTTACATGACAGTCAACCTCTTTTTGTTTTCCTCGTGGTATGTCTTTCTTTTCAGGAATAAGGTCAGGCTTTCTTTTTCAGACAGGTTATTGGGCGTTTTTGTTTTAGGTCTGGCCCAGATTGTTTTAACTGAGATGACGCTTGGTTTATTAAAAAAACTCTATGCAGCACCGCTTTTTGTATTGAACGTCTGTGTGTCAGTGGCTGTGTTAACCATCGCCGTAATTCAAACAAAACCGGGTCTCTTTTGTCCCGTCCCTCCTTTGCAAAACGTGGGTGTGCAGGGATTGGCGGCGGATATTTATAAGGAGATGAAAGATAAAAAAATCCGTTTTGTTACTTTGATAAAGAGCGACTGGATATTGCTGGCTGTATTTATTGTTTTTTCTATTTATTTCTGCTATCTGGTATTTGCAGGTTATCTGTTCCCTTCCTATTCATGGGACGCGCTGTTATATCATCTTCCTACCGTCGGGTTTATTCTGCAGTCCGGAGCCATCGAGCAGATACCCTACAATTCGCTCATTTATACTTTCATAAACGTCTTTCCCAAAAACATGGACCTTTATTTTCTGTGGAATATTATTTTTCTGAAAACCGACATAATCGTTGATTTAAGCCAGCTTCCTTTTACGGTTGCCGGAATGCTTGCTATATATAGCATCGGACGTAAGCTGGGGATTGAAGCGAAATATTCAGCTTATTCTTGTTTTCTCTTTTTCTTTGCTCCCGTAATAATATTACAGTCAACAACAAATTATGTAGATATCGCTGTGTCCGTTTTTTTCCTCATAGCCGTGAATTTTATTCTGTGCCGTAATATCTCCCATATCTCTCATGGTGAGTTTAAGAGTAGTCAGGCAGTATTGTATGGAGGGAATATTCAGCTTTTCATGGCAGGGACAACAGCCGGTATGTTGTTAGGCTCAAAAGGCTCCGGCCCTTTGTTTATTATCGCCTTGTCGGCGCTATATCTGATTAATGAACTAAGAATATATTACTCTTTGAGGCGTGAAGAAATTTCTGATGAAATCAACCCGTTAAAAAGTAAACCTCACGGGACAATGAATACCCATAGTATTAACCATTTTAAAGTGGTTAACATTAAAAAGATTATCAAAAGCTATGCGCTATATTTCGCGGCGCCCGTGACGTTACTGGGAAGTTATTGGTACATCAGCAACTGGGTGCACTACGGCAACCCTGTATATCCTTTTATTGTCAAAATATTCGGCAAGACATTATTTGCAGGGACTTTCACCGAGTTCCTGCATACCGGCCCTGACATATTACGGAAAATGCCCCCAATGCAGAGGCCGCT
This window of the Nitrospirota bacterium genome carries:
- the ccsB gene encoding c-type cytochrome biogenesis protein CcsB; amino-acid sequence: METNVLLFELALTFYFIATISGIIEIFRGKKNTSKVTLYLSMAGFAFHTANIAIRYVEGGHVPVTNMHEATSFFSWCVLVLFFFHEFKYKLGLLSSFIMPIVFLLMFSASIFPREIKALSPVLQSYWFGIHVVFAFLGDASFAMACGIGIMYLIQERNVKSKHLSMLFQKLPSLQTLDEINYHLVTLGFPLLTLSMITGVIWANSAWGTYWRWDPKEVWSLITWLVYALVLHLRLTSGWRGKKAAILSIIGFAIVIFAFFGVSIILKGRHVFM